Below is a genomic region from Dehalococcoides mccartyi.
GATTTTTAGATGACCTTCAATCCTCGTTATGGGATCAATTACTATCTTCTGCATTTTCTTCTCCAAAGGTAAGATTACGGTCTACTAACCCTTTTTCGCGGCATTCCGCTTGGCTTTTTTAGCGAGCTCTACAGCAGCCACACCGGCAGTCAGTACCACGGCAGTGCCGGCAATACCGATAGCCAGTTTGTCAGTACTATTGATAACAGGCGGGGCTTCAAACATGGGAGAAACCTCATCCGGGAAGCCGGGGTGAGCACAGCCGATACACGGCGAATCAGCTTCCACGCACCAACGGGTTTTATTGTTCCAAAGCCTGTCAGAACAATCAGCATATGTCACCGGACCTTTGCAGCCTACAAGGAACAAACAGTAAGGCTCAGACAGCTTGGTGGCAAATAAACCCTTTTCATAGTGGCCGCGGCGCGGACACTGGTCATGAAGCAGTTTGCCGTAGTAAGCCTTGGGGCGACCCATGTCATCAAGGTCAAGTGCATCAAGCCCGCTCATAAGTACGGTAGCCAGAGTGCCCACTACCCAATCCGGGTGGGGGGGGCAGCCAGGCAGATTTACAACCGGGGTAGTTATATTGTGCTCTTTAAGAATCTCTGAAACGGCTTTGGCGCCAGTGGGGTTGGGGGCAGAGGCAGTGATGCCTCCGAAGGCGGAACAAGTACCGGCAGCTACCACGGCCAGTGCCTTGGGAGCAAGGTTCAGTACATGCTCAAGCATGGTGATACCTTCGCCGTCTTTTTCGCCGATTTCAGCGTAAACTCCGTCATCTTTAAGAGGTACAGAACCTTCGATTACCAGTACAAACGGTCCTTTGGCGGCAGTATCGGTAATAGTGCTCATGGCCAAATCACCCTGAGCGGCCATAATGGTGGGGTGGTACTGCATGGATACATGAGTACCGGGCACTACCGAAGTCAGCAGTAAGTCCTGGATAGTGGGTGAGACAACGTTGATAGTAGAGATAGTGCAGCCATTGCAGCCTGCACCCTGCAGCCATATAACCGGGATTTCTTTCAAAGCCTCGGCGAACATTTTTTCAAACTCGGGGAGCTTTAAAGCACCCAGACTCAGGGCGGCAGTAGAGCCGGCGGCTAGCTGTACAAAATCCCGTCTAGTAAGTTTAGTATTAAACATTTTTCCTACTCCATTCCAAAGTGGTTCTTTTGTCTAAACCCGCTTACGCCGGTCTAGTGCTTGCCAGCCTTATTTTCAGCATGCTCGGCATCGTGTGCCTGAGCCTGAATTCTGCGGCCGCGGAAGTACCATACACCAACCATCAGCGAAGCTACTATGGAGATTTCCAAAGGTATATTGCCAAGGAATTCTCTGGTAAAGCTGGGGAAGAACTCATGCTCGTGCATGTCAAAGCCGAGTTTTTCGGGATGGACGCTGCTTAAGTATAAAACATGAGTACCGCCGGCTTCTTTTTCGCCGTAGACATAGGGGTAATATCTGTCAGGGTTGTTTGAAAGTCTTTCATAGGCTTCGGCAAGCAGGTCAGCCCGTTCGCCGAATTTAATAGCGCCGGTGGGGCAGGTAGTTGCACAAGCCGGTTCCATGCCTTCATCTACCCTGTTCCAACACATAGTGCATTTGGTGATTTTAGCCCAGTTGTCATCCCACTCAAATTTGGGGATTTGGAAAGGGCAGGCATTTTGACAATAGCGGCAGCCGAAGCATTTATCTTGATCCCAGACTACTGCGCCGTTAGGCCGTTTGTGGAGGGCACCGACCGGACATACTGAAACACAGGCCGGTTCATAGCAGTGTAAACATCTTTTATGAGCGAAGATCCATTGAAGTTTTCCGTCTTCTTCAATCTCCCTGCACTCCAGCAGGTTGTAG
It encodes:
- a CDS encoding hydrogenase small subunit, coding for MFNTKLTRRDFVQLAAGSTAALSLGALKLPEFEKMFAEALKEIPVIWLQGAGCNGCTISTINVVSPTIQDLLLTSVVPGTHVSMQYHPTIMAAQGDLAMSTITDTAAKGPFVLVIEGSVPLKDDGVYAEIGEKDGEGITMLEHVLNLAPKALAVVAAGTCSAFGGITASAPNPTGAKAVSEILKEHNITTPVVNLPGCPPHPDWVVGTLATVLMSGLDALDLDDMGRPKAYYGKLLHDQCPRRGHYEKGLFATKLSEPYCLFLVGCKGPVTYADCSDRLWNNKTRWCVEADSPCIGCAHPGFPDEVSPMFEAPPVINSTDKLAIGIAGTAVVLTAGVAAVELAKKAKRNAAKKG
- a CDS encoding 4Fe-4S dicluster domain-containing protein produces the protein MPNGMLIDTTRCTGCRGCQVACKQWNENPAVKTTFSPEVTNPLEQNAFNYNLLECREIEEDGKLQWIFAHKRCLHCYEPACVSVCPVGALHKRPNGAVVWDQDKCFGCRYCQNACPFQIPKFEWDDNWAKITKCTMCWNRVDEGMEPACATTCPTGAIKFGERADLLAEAYERLSNNPDRYYPYVYGEKEAGGTHVLYLSSVHPEKLGFDMHEHEFFPSFTREFLGNIPLEISIVASLMVGVWYFRGRRIQAQAHDAEHAENKAGKH